From the genome of Streptomyces sp. NBC_01341, one region includes:
- a CDS encoding ATP-binding protein — protein sequence MFSTVLVANRGEIAVRVIRTLRELGVRSVAVFSDADADARHVREADTAVRIGPAPAAESYLSVERLLDAARRTGAEAVHPGYGFLAENAGFARACADAGLVFIGPPASAISLMGDKIRAKETVAAAGVPVVPGSSGSGLTDGQLATAAREIGMPVLLKPSAGGGGKGMRLVRDELLLADEIAAARREARASFGDDTLLVERWIDRPRHIEIQVLADGHGTVVHLGERECSLQRRHQKIIEEAPSVLLDEATRAAMGEAAVQAARSCGYVGAGTVEFIVPGNDPASYYFMEMNTRLQVEHPVTELITGLDLVEWQLRVAAGERLPYAQDDITLTGHAVEARVCAEDPARGFLPSGGTVLALHEPQGDGTRTDSGLSEGVPVGSTYDPMLSKVIAYGPDRATALRRLRAALADTVVLGVPTNAGFLRRLLAHPAVAAGELDTGLVEREADGLVPDGVPEEVYATAALLRQAPVPSAGWTDPFSVPSGWRLGGTPAETFHHFRVPGHEPVRVGLRTHAGGGARLSFGHAGEREGTPDTCGPVPPPVPSADARLVERSGHRVVVESDGLTHVFSCASAPDGIWLGRDGETWHVQDHDPVEASLGGAARSGADTLAAPMPGTVTVVKVAVGDEVAAGQSLLVVEAMKMEHVISAPHAGTVTELDVVAGATVAMDQILAVVAPKEES from the coding sequence ATGTTCAGCACTGTTCTGGTCGCCAACCGTGGCGAGATCGCGGTCCGGGTCATCCGGACCCTGCGCGAACTCGGCGTACGGTCGGTCGCCGTCTTCAGCGACGCCGATGCGGACGCCCGCCACGTGCGGGAGGCCGACACGGCGGTGCGGATCGGCCCCGCACCCGCGGCCGAGAGCTATCTGTCGGTGGAGCGGCTGCTGGACGCCGCCCGCCGCACGGGTGCCGAGGCCGTCCATCCGGGATACGGCTTCCTCGCCGAGAACGCGGGCTTCGCGCGCGCGTGCGCCGATGCCGGGCTCGTCTTCATCGGCCCGCCCGCCTCGGCGATCTCGCTGATGGGTGACAAGATCCGCGCCAAGGAGACCGTCGCCGCTGCCGGTGTTCCCGTGGTTCCCGGGTCGTCCGGCAGCGGACTCACCGACGGACAACTGGCAACGGCCGCCCGGGAGATCGGCATGCCCGTCCTGCTGAAACCGTCGGCGGGCGGCGGGGGCAAGGGCATGCGGCTGGTGCGCGACGAGCTGTTGCTCGCGGACGAGATCGCCGCGGCCCGGCGCGAGGCGCGGGCCTCGTTCGGTGACGACACCCTGCTGGTGGAGCGGTGGATCGACCGGCCGCGCCACATCGAGATCCAGGTGCTCGCCGACGGTCACGGCACCGTGGTCCACCTCGGCGAGCGCGAGTGCTCGCTCCAGCGCCGTCACCAGAAGATCATCGAGGAGGCACCCTCGGTCCTGCTGGACGAGGCGACCCGGGCCGCGATGGGCGAGGCGGCCGTGCAGGCGGCCCGTTCCTGCGGGTACGTCGGCGCGGGCACGGTGGAGTTCATCGTCCCGGGCAACGACCCGGCCTCGTACTACTTCATGGAGATGAACACCCGTCTCCAGGTCGAGCATCCCGTCACCGAGCTGATCACCGGTCTCGACCTGGTGGAGTGGCAGCTGCGGGTCGCCGCGGGCGAGCGCCTCCCGTACGCCCAGGACGACATCACCCTCACCGGGCATGCCGTCGAGGCCAGGGTCTGCGCGGAGGACCCGGCGCGCGGCTTCCTGCCGTCCGGCGGCACCGTGCTGGCGCTGCACGAACCGCAGGGCGACGGGACCCGGACCGACTCGGGCCTCAGCGAGGGCGTCCCGGTCGGCAGCACCTACGACCCGATGCTCTCCAAGGTCATCGCGTACGGCCCCGACCGTGCGACCGCCCTGCGCAGACTGCGCGCCGCGCTGGCCGACACGGTGGTCCTCGGCGTCCCGACGAACGCCGGCTTCCTGCGGCGTCTGCTGGCCCATCCGGCGGTCGCCGCGGGCGAGTTGGACACGGGGCTCGTGGAGCGTGAGGCGGACGGTCTCGTGCCGGACGGTGTGCCGGAGGAGGTGTACGCGACGGCGGCGCTGCTGCGGCAGGCTCCGGTGCCTTCGGCCGGCTGGACCGACCCCTTCTCGGTGCCCAGTGGCTGGCGGCTGGGCGGCACTCCCGCCGAGACCTTCCACCACTTCCGGGTCCCGGGCCACGAGCCGGTGCGGGTGGGGCTGCGTACGCATGCCGGAGGCGGCGCCCGCCTGTCGTTCGGCCACGCGGGCGAGCGCGAGGGGACGCCGGACACCTGCGGTCCCGTTCCCCCGCCGGTCCCCTCGGCTGATGCCCGGCTCGTCGAGCGGTCCGGGCACCGTGTCGTCGTCGAATCCGACGGGCTGACCCATGTGTTCAGCTGCGCGTCGGCCCCGGACGGGATCTGGCTCGGCCGGGACGGGGAAACCTGGCACGTCCAGGACCACGACCCGGTCGAGGCGTCCCTGGGCGGCGCCGCCCGCTCCGGCGCGGACACGCTGGCCGCGCCCATGCCCGGGACCGTCACGGTGGTGAAGGTGGCCGTCGGCGACGAGGTCGCCGCCGGACAGAGCCTGCTGGTCGTGGAGGCGATGAAGATGGAGCACGTCATCTCCGCACCGCACGCCGGGACCGTCACCGAGCTGGACGTCGTCGCGGGAGCCACCGTCGCCATGGACCAGATCCTGGCCGTGGTGGCCCCGAAGGAGGAGTCGTGA
- a CDS encoding epoxide hydrolase family protein, protein MENSNNTAAQPVRSFRVDIPQADVEDLRDRLARTRWNTGVEGVGDWSRGVPADYLKDLAAYWADGFDWRKAEARLNDFPQYVTEIDGQDIHFAHVRSDRPDATPLLLIHDWPGSFVQFVDVIEPLSRDFHVVVTSTPGVGFSGPLTSPGWNTGRIARAFTELMTRLGYDRYGVQGNGGGAWTAGEMGRIAPGSIIGIHVNGLVTFPSEDPADFAGLTESEQTRLERLQRFRDDKMGFNAIQSTRPDTVAYGLNDSPAGQLAWIVEKFKEWTDTAKELPEDAVDRDTLLTNVSVYWFTGTAGSSAHLYYEMAHDPAAWAPKERGTVPTAVAVALPSDVAVRRFAERDHNVVRWTEFDRGGNFLSLEQPELLTEDVREFFADLG, encoded by the coding sequence ATGGAGAACAGCAACAACACCGCAGCTCAGCCCGTCCGTTCCTTCCGGGTCGACATCCCGCAGGCGGACGTCGAAGACCTGCGCGACCGTCTCGCCCGCACCCGCTGGAACACCGGCGTGGAGGGCGTCGGGGACTGGTCGCGCGGCGTGCCCGCCGACTACCTCAAGGACCTCGCCGCGTACTGGGCGGACGGCTTCGACTGGCGCAAGGCCGAGGCGCGGCTCAACGACTTCCCCCAGTACGTCACCGAGATCGACGGCCAGGACATCCACTTCGCGCACGTCCGCTCGGACCGTCCCGACGCCACCCCGCTGCTCCTGATCCACGACTGGCCCGGATCGTTCGTCCAGTTCGTCGACGTCATCGAACCGCTCTCGCGCGACTTCCACGTCGTCGTCACCTCCACCCCCGGGGTGGGATTCTCGGGCCCGCTGACCTCGCCCGGCTGGAACACCGGCAGGATCGCCCGGGCGTTCACCGAGCTCATGACCCGCCTCGGTTACGACCGCTACGGCGTCCAGGGCAATGGCGGCGGGGCATGGACCGCGGGCGAGATGGGCCGGATCGCGCCCGGCAGCATCATCGGCATCCACGTGAACGGCCTGGTCACCTTCCCCTCGGAGGACCCCGCGGACTTCGCCGGCCTGACGGAGTCCGAGCAGACCCGGCTGGAGCGGCTGCAGCGGTTCCGCGACGACAAGATGGGCTTCAACGCCATCCAGTCGACCAGGCCGGACACGGTCGCCTACGGCCTGAACGACTCGCCGGCCGGTCAGCTCGCCTGGATCGTCGAGAAGTTCAAGGAGTGGACCGACACCGCGAAGGAACTCCCCGAGGACGCGGTTGACCGGGACACCCTGCTCACCAACGTCAGCGTGTACTGGTTCACCGGCACCGCGGGGTCGTCGGCCCATCTCTACTACGAGATGGCCCACGACCCGGCCGCCTGGGCGCCGAAGGAGCGCGGCACCGTCCCCACCGCCGTGGCCGTCGCGCTCCCGTCCGACGTCGCCGTCCGCCGGTTCGCCGAACGCGACCACAACGTGGTCCGCTGGACCGAGTTCGACCGGGGCGGCAACTTCCTCTCCCTGGAGCAGCCCGAGCTCCTGACCGAGGACGTGCGGGAGTTCTTCGCGGACCTCGGCTGA
- a CDS encoding carboxyl transferase domain-containing protein encodes MQQAPVLVSAADPASEAWQANEAAHHALAEELRTRLATARLGGGEKARARHVARGKLLPRERVDALLDPGSPFLELAPLAAEGLYGGAAPAAGVIAGIGRVSGRECVIVANDATVKGGTYYPMTVKKHLRAQEVALDNRLPCLYLVDSGGAFLPMQDEVFPDRDHFGRIFYNQARMSGAGIPQIAAVLGSCTAGGAYVPAMSDEAVIVRNQGTIFLGGPPLVKAATGEVVTAEELGGGEVHSRTSGVTDHLAEDDAHALRIVRNIVATLPDRGPLPWSVEPAEEPEADPAGLYGAVPVDSRTPYDVREVIARVVDGSRFAEFKAEYGQTLITGFARIHGHPVGIVANNGILFAESAQKGAHFIELCDQRGIPLVFLQNISGFMVGKDYEAGGIAKHGAKMVTAVACTRVPKLTVVVGGSYGAGNYSMCGRAYSPRFLWMWPNAKISVMGGEQAASVLATVKRDQIEGRGEEWPAEDEEAFKDPVRAQYEEQGNAYYATARLWDDGVIDPTETRQVLGLALTACANAPLAEPSFGVFRM; translated from the coding sequence ATGCAGCAGGCACCGGTCCTGGTGAGTGCGGCCGATCCCGCCTCGGAGGCCTGGCAGGCCAACGAGGCGGCGCATCACGCACTCGCCGAGGAGCTGCGCACGCGGCTCGCCACGGCACGGCTCGGCGGGGGTGAGAAGGCCCGCGCCCGGCATGTGGCGCGCGGCAAGCTGCTGCCCCGGGAGCGCGTGGACGCGCTGCTCGACCCCGGCTCGCCCTTCCTGGAGCTGGCCCCGCTGGCTGCCGAGGGGCTGTACGGGGGTGCCGCGCCGGCGGCCGGTGTGATCGCCGGGATCGGACGGGTCAGCGGCCGCGAGTGCGTGATCGTCGCCAACGACGCGACCGTCAAGGGCGGCACGTACTACCCGATGACGGTGAAGAAGCACCTCCGCGCCCAGGAGGTGGCCCTCGACAACCGGCTGCCCTGCCTGTACCTCGTGGACTCCGGCGGCGCGTTCCTCCCGATGCAGGACGAGGTGTTCCCCGACCGGGACCACTTCGGACGGATCTTCTACAACCAGGCGCGGATGTCGGGCGCCGGCATCCCCCAGATCGCGGCGGTCCTCGGTTCCTGCACGGCGGGCGGCGCCTATGTGCCCGCCATGAGCGACGAGGCCGTCATCGTCCGGAACCAGGGCACGATCTTCCTGGGCGGCCCGCCGCTCGTGAAGGCCGCCACCGGTGAGGTCGTGACGGCGGAGGAGCTGGGCGGCGGCGAGGTGCACTCCCGCACGTCCGGGGTCACCGACCACCTCGCCGAGGACGACGCGCACGCGCTGCGGATCGTGCGGAACATCGTCGCGACACTCCCGGACCGCGGGCCGCTCCCCTGGTCCGTGGAGCCCGCCGAGGAGCCCGAGGCAGATCCGGCCGGGCTGTACGGCGCGGTGCCGGTCGACTCGCGTACGCCGTACGACGTCCGCGAGGTCATCGCCCGGGTGGTGGACGGTTCGCGCTTCGCCGAGTTCAAGGCGGAGTACGGCCAGACGCTGATCACCGGCTTCGCCCGGATCCACGGCCACCCCGTCGGGATCGTCGCGAACAACGGCATCCTGTTCGCCGAGTCCGCCCAGAAGGGCGCCCACTTCATCGAGTTGTGCGACCAGCGCGGCATCCCCCTGGTGTTCCTGCAGAACATCTCCGGCTTCATGGTCGGCAAGGACTACGAGGCCGGCGGCATCGCCAAGCACGGCGCCAAGATGGTCACGGCCGTCGCGTGCACCCGGGTACCGAAGCTGACCGTGGTCGTCGGGGGGTCCTACGGCGCGGGCAACTACTCCATGTGCGGCCGGGCCTATTCGCCGCGCTTCCTGTGGATGTGGCCCAACGCCAAGATCTCCGTGATGGGCGGCGAACAGGCCGCGTCCGTGCTGGCCACAGTCAAGCGGGACCAGATCGAGGGGCGCGGCGAGGAGTGGCCCGCCGAGGACGAGGAGGCCTTCAAGGATCCGGTCCGCGCGCAGTACGAGGAGCAGGGCAACGCCTACTACGCCACCGCCCGCCTCTGGGACGACGGTGTCATCGACCCGACGGAGACACGACAGGTGCTGGGTCTCGCCCTGACCGCGTGTGCCAACGCCCCGCTGGCCGAGCCCAGTTTCGGCGTCTTCCGGATGTGA
- a CDS encoding MarR family winged helix-turn-helix transcriptional regulator, giving the protein MNGKKRPEATADQALQAMDRMIALAQFGQHDIAGRLGLNTTDLTCLGFVMEAALSGEPLAAGDLAERARLTTGGVTGVLNRLERAGFARRQPVPGDRRRVHVVMEESAQERVLAVYGPFYARLGTLFADYGPDEIAVLADWFGRARAALQESLDEIRAGEGGPGPDA; this is encoded by the coding sequence GTGAACGGCAAGAAGCGCCCGGAGGCGACGGCCGACCAGGCGCTGCAGGCGATGGACCGGATGATCGCGCTGGCGCAGTTCGGGCAGCACGACATCGCCGGGCGGCTCGGCCTCAACACCACCGACCTGACCTGCCTCGGCTTCGTGATGGAGGCGGCCCTGTCCGGGGAACCGCTGGCCGCCGGCGACCTCGCCGAACGCGCACGGCTGACCACCGGCGGGGTGACGGGCGTGCTCAACCGGCTGGAGAGGGCCGGCTTCGCCAGGCGGCAGCCCGTCCCGGGCGACCGGCGCAGGGTGCACGTCGTGATGGAGGAATCGGCACAGGAACGCGTCCTCGCGGTGTACGGCCCGTTCTACGCCCGCCTGGGCACCCTGTTCGCCGACTACGGGCCCGACGAGATCGCCGTACTGGCCGACTGGTTCGGCCGCGCCCGGGCCGCCCTGCAGGAGTCGCTGGACGAGATCAGGGCCGGGGAGGGCGGTCCGGGGCCCGACGCCTAG
- a CDS encoding cytochrome P450 family protein, with amino-acid sequence MDQHPAPVVLDPAARDADAEHRLLRAEGPATRIDILGVPAWSVTDPALLKNLLTSPDVSKDARRHWPGFEDAVQTWPLALWVAATNMFTAYGGDHRRLRGTVAPAFSARRVAALRPTVEGIVDGLLAGLEAVPPGDVTDLRERFAYPLPIAVIGHLLGVPDSRADEFRALVNDVFDTTLTPAEAAGNAAQLYAMLDALIAAKRAAPGEDMASALIRLSEEGAEGRRLSEEELRDTLLLMINAGYETTVNLIDQAITLLLSRPGQLAHVREGHATWLDVVEETLRHSPPVKHLPLRYAVADIPLPGGGHIAKGEAILASYAAANRHPDWHDDPDAFEVTRITKEHLAFGHGIHFCLGAALARMEGEVALSRFFDRFPEAGLAAPEQDLEPVASLISNGHRSLPVRLRPRED; translated from the coding sequence ATGGACCAGCACCCCGCCCCCGTCGTGCTCGACCCCGCCGCCCGCGACGCGGACGCCGAACACCGGCTCCTACGGGCCGAGGGGCCCGCCACGCGCATCGACATCCTCGGTGTCCCCGCCTGGTCGGTGACCGACCCGGCGCTGCTCAAGAACCTCCTGACGAGCCCGGACGTCTCCAAGGACGCCCGCCGTCACTGGCCCGGCTTCGAGGACGCCGTCCAGACCTGGCCGCTGGCCCTGTGGGTCGCCGCGACGAACATGTTCACCGCGTACGGGGGCGACCACCGACGGTTGCGCGGCACCGTCGCCCCGGCGTTCAGCGCACGTCGCGTCGCCGCGCTCAGGCCGACCGTCGAGGGCATCGTCGACGGACTCCTGGCGGGCCTGGAGGCCGTACCCCCGGGCGACGTCACCGATCTGCGGGAGCGGTTCGCGTATCCGCTGCCCATCGCGGTCATCGGACACCTGCTGGGCGTGCCGGACAGCCGGGCCGACGAGTTCCGCGCTCTCGTCAACGACGTCTTCGACACCACCCTGACGCCCGCCGAAGCGGCCGGGAACGCCGCGCAGTTGTACGCCATGCTGGACGCCCTGATCGCCGCCAAGCGTGCCGCGCCCGGTGAGGACATGGCCTCCGCGCTGATCCGCCTCAGCGAGGAGGGGGCCGAGGGCCGGCGGCTGTCCGAGGAGGAACTCCGCGACACGCTCCTGCTGATGATCAACGCCGGTTACGAGACCACCGTCAACCTGATCGACCAGGCCATCACGCTGCTGCTCTCCCGCCCCGGGCAGTTGGCCCACGTGCGCGAGGGGCACGCGACATGGCTGGACGTCGTGGAGGAGACGCTGCGACACTCGCCGCCGGTCAAACACCTCCCCCTGCGCTATGCGGTCGCCGACATACCGCTGCCCGGTGGCGGGCACATCGCGAAGGGGGAGGCGATCCTCGCCTCCTACGCGGCCGCCAACCGCCATCCGGACTGGCACGACGACCCCGACGCCTTCGAGGTCACCCGGATCACCAAGGAGCACCTCGCCTTCGGACACGGCATCCACTTCTGTCTGGGGGCCGCCCTGGCCAGGATGGAGGGCGAGGTCGCGCTGTCCCGCTTCTTCGACAGGTTCCCGGAGGCGGGACTCGCCGCGCCGGAGCAGGACCTGGAACCGGTGGCCTCGCTGATCAGCAACGGCCACCGGTCCCTGCCCGTGCGCCTGCGTCCCCGGGAGGATTGA
- a CDS encoding helix-turn-helix transcriptional regulator, translated as MLETSARLLRLLSLLQTPREWPGTELAERLGVSGRTVRNDIERLRTLGYPVDASRGSTGGYRLAAGSAMPPLLLEDDEAVAVAVALRNVSGSALAGTEETAGRALAKLEQVLPSRLRRRVRALQQYAVPVPADRPAPHTDTELLMTLTAACRDHERLRMEYRDHAGATARRLVEPQRVVNWGRRWYLVAWDVDRDDWRTFRVDRLTPLLPAGPRFAPRRDPEGDAAAYVAGKASAAAWRHRARVTVHAPARAVLERINPAVGTVEPVDADTCVLDTGADSLDSLGVHLGMLGFDFTVTGPPELVRHLEELAGRYARSTRA; from the coding sequence ATGCTCGAAACCTCCGCGCGCCTCCTGCGGCTGCTCTCGCTGCTGCAGACCCCCCGTGAGTGGCCCGGTACGGAACTCGCCGAGCGCCTCGGCGTGAGCGGCCGGACCGTGCGCAACGACATCGAGCGGCTCCGTACCCTCGGCTACCCGGTGGACGCGTCGCGCGGCTCGACGGGCGGCTACCGGCTCGCCGCCGGCAGCGCGATGCCCCCGCTGCTCCTGGAGGACGACGAGGCGGTGGCGGTCGCGGTGGCCCTGCGCAACGTCTCCGGGAGCGCCCTGGCCGGTACGGAGGAGACGGCGGGCAGGGCCCTGGCCAAACTGGAGCAGGTCCTGCCCTCGCGGCTGCGCCGCCGGGTCCGCGCCCTCCAGCAGTACGCCGTCCCGGTCCCGGCCGACCGGCCCGCGCCGCACACCGACACCGAGCTGCTGATGACGCTGACGGCCGCCTGCCGTGACCACGAGCGCCTGCGCATGGAGTACCGGGACCACGCGGGCGCCACGGCGCGCCGCCTGGTGGAGCCTCAGCGCGTCGTGAACTGGGGCCGCCGGTGGTACCTGGTCGCGTGGGACGTGGACCGCGACGACTGGCGCACCTTCCGTGTGGACCGGCTCACCCCGCTGCTGCCGGCCGGTCCGCGCTTCGCGCCCCGCCGGGACCCGGAGGGCGACGCGGCGGCGTACGTCGCGGGCAAGGCGTCTGCGGCGGCGTGGCGCCACCGCGCCCGGGTGACGGTCCACGCCCCGGCCCGCGCCGTGCTGGAGCGGATCAACCCGGCGGTGGGCACGGTGGAGCCCGTCGACGCGGACACCTGTGTCCTGGACACCGGCGCCGACTCCCTGGACTCGCTCGGCGTCCACCTGGGCATGCTGGGCTTCGACTTCACCGTGACCGGGCCGCCCGAGCTGGTCCGTCATCTGGAGGAGCTGGCGGGGCGCTACGCCCGGTCGACGAGGGCCTGA
- a CDS encoding phosphatase gives MPIPSRAALVEHLVRTRIAGDVATPRDNNLSHYRQLANGNRHFWLGVELGDRWTDEQDVLAVMAERCGVVDDPEHRQGQDTIDPELTVDALDRMAARLRKAAADGERVLFATGHPGGLLDVHRQTANALRAAGCEIVRIPGGLMADEGMVFQFADVAVLERGATLWHTHSPVPMATILDALEREGRPMPDLVVADHGWAGCAGQRGIDSIGYADCNDPALFLGEAEGTLQVTVPLDDHVADPRFYDPMTEYLLDAAGLLPADA, from the coding sequence ATGCCCATACCCAGCCGCGCCGCCCTCGTCGAGCACCTCGTCCGCACACGTATCGCGGGCGATGTCGCCACCCCCCGGGACAACAACCTCTCCCACTACCGCCAGCTCGCCAACGGCAACCGCCATTTCTGGCTGGGCGTGGAGCTCGGTGACCGGTGGACCGACGAGCAGGACGTGCTGGCCGTGATGGCCGAGCGGTGCGGCGTCGTCGACGACCCCGAGCACCGGCAGGGGCAGGACACCATCGACCCGGAGCTGACGGTCGACGCCCTGGACCGGATGGCGGCCCGCCTGCGGAAGGCGGCGGCAGACGGCGAGCGGGTGCTGTTCGCCACCGGCCACCCCGGCGGACTGCTCGACGTCCACCGGCAGACCGCGAACGCCCTGCGGGCCGCCGGATGCGAGATCGTCAGGATCCCCGGCGGGCTGATGGCCGACGAGGGCATGGTCTTCCAGTTCGCCGACGTCGCCGTGCTGGAACGCGGGGCCACCCTCTGGCACACGCACTCCCCGGTCCCCATGGCCACCATCCTGGACGCCCTGGAGCGCGAGGGCCGGCCCATGCCCGACCTCGTCGTGGCCGACCACGGGTGGGCCGGGTGTGCGGGGCAGCGCGGCATCGACTCGATCGGCTACGCGGACTGCAACGACCCCGCACTCTTCCTCGGGGAGGCGGAGGGCACCCTCCAAGTCACCGTCCCGCTCGACGACCACGTCGCCGACCCGCGGTTCTACGACCCGATGACCGAGTACCTCCTGGACGCCGCCGGACTGCTCCCCGCCGACGCGTGA
- a CDS encoding hydroxymethylglutaryl-CoA lyase: MTVPAPGLPSRVRIHEVGARDGLQNEKSVVPTEVKAEFVHRLAAAGLSTIEATSFVHPKWVPQLADAEQLFPMLGDIGAALPVLVPNERGLDRALALGARRVAVFGSATETFAGRNLNRTVDESLAMFEPVVARAREAGVHVRGYLSMCFGDPWEGAVPVPQVVRVAKALVDLGCDELSLGDTIGVATPGHVGALLSALNEAGVPTATIGVHFHDTYGQALSNTLAALQHGVTTVDASAGGLGGCPYAKSATGNLATEDLVWMLDGLGVDTGVDLGALTATSVWMAEQLGRPSPSRTVRALSHKE, translated from the coding sequence ATGACGGTGCCGGCCCCCGGGCTGCCGTCCCGGGTCCGCATCCATGAGGTCGGCGCGCGCGACGGCCTGCAGAACGAGAAGTCCGTCGTACCGACCGAGGTGAAGGCGGAGTTCGTCCACAGGCTCGCGGCGGCCGGGCTCTCCACGATCGAGGCGACCAGCTTCGTCCACCCGAAGTGGGTGCCCCAGCTCGCCGACGCCGAGCAGCTGTTCCCGATGCTCGGTGACATCGGCGCGGCGCTTCCCGTCCTCGTGCCGAACGAGCGCGGTCTGGACCGCGCGCTCGCACTCGGCGCGCGCCGGGTCGCCGTGTTCGGTTCGGCGACGGAGACGTTCGCCGGCCGGAACCTCAACCGCACGGTGGACGAGTCGCTCGCCATGTTCGAGCCCGTCGTCGCCCGGGCGCGGGAGGCCGGCGTGCATGTGCGCGGCTATCTGTCGATGTGCTTCGGCGACCCGTGGGAGGGCGCCGTGCCCGTCCCACAGGTCGTCCGGGTCGCGAAGGCCCTCGTGGACCTCGGCTGCGACGAGCTGTCCCTGGGTGACACGATCGGCGTCGCCACCCCGGGCCATGTGGGGGCCCTGCTCTCGGCACTGAACGAGGCCGGGGTCCCGACCGCCACCATCGGGGTGCACTTCCACGACACCTACGGCCAGGCGCTGTCCAACACCCTGGCCGCGCTCCAGCACGGGGTGACCACCGTCGACGCCTCGGCGGGCGGCCTGGGCGGCTGCCCCTACGCGAAGAGCGCGACCGGAAATCTCGCCACCGAGGACCTCGTGTGGATGCTCGACGGCCTCGGTGTGGACACCGGAGTCGATCTCGGCGCACTCACCGCCACAAGCGTGTGGATGGCCGAACAACTGGGCCGCCCGAGCCCGTCCCGTACTGTCCGCGCGCTGTCCCACAAGGAGTGA
- a CDS encoding HGxxPAAW family protein has translation MSAHGDHDLGHTVAGWTGTAMGVLGGAVLGAGVVTASAAVLWAGAAVVVLAAPACWVLHLAGWGKATGPRPKAAQDWRVRDTGVRPGHPDCLGCRMAGRGRSRAAATADPAPASRPAAV, from the coding sequence GTGAGCGCACACGGTGACCACGACCTGGGCCACACCGTGGCCGGCTGGACCGGTACGGCCATGGGCGTCCTGGGCGGCGCGGTGCTGGGGGCGGGGGTCGTCACCGCCTCCGCGGCGGTCCTGTGGGCCGGGGCGGCGGTGGTCGTCCTGGCGGCGCCGGCCTGCTGGGTACTCCATCTGGCCGGATGGGGCAAAGCCACGGGGCCGCGCCCGAAGGCGGCCCAGGACTGGCGCGTCAGGGACACCGGGGTCCGCCCCGGCCACCCGGACTGCCTCGGCTGCCGGATGGCCGGACGGGGCCGGTCCCGGGCGGCCGCCACCGCCGATCCGGCACCGGCCTCCCGGCCCGCCGCGGTGTGA
- a CDS encoding SACE_7040 family transcriptional regulator: MSTHAAARVAAPTRREQILREAARLFAERGFHGVGVDEIGAAVGISGPGLYRHFPGKDAMLAELLVGISERLLAGGRLRVTEDGASRGSSPEALLDALIEGHIDFALDDRPLITLHDRELDRLRDTDRKRVRQLQRQYVEVWVEAVRALYPALAEGEARVTVHAVFGLLNSTPHLTRPEALPDRSATAALLHRLARGAFAAAAV; encoded by the coding sequence ATGAGCACCCATGCCGCCGCCCGAGTCGCGGCTCCCACCCGCCGCGAGCAGATCCTCCGGGAGGCCGCCCGCCTCTTCGCCGAGCGCGGCTTCCACGGTGTCGGGGTCGACGAGATAGGGGCGGCGGTCGGCATCAGCGGGCCCGGCCTGTACCGGCACTTCCCGGGGAAGGACGCCATGCTCGCCGAGCTGCTCGTCGGCATCAGCGAGCGCCTGCTGGCGGGCGGGCGGCTGCGCGTCACCGAGGACGGAGCCTCCCGGGGGAGCTCCCCCGAGGCGCTGCTGGACGCCCTCATCGAGGGCCACATCGACTTCGCGCTGGACGACCGGCCCCTGATCACGCTCCACGACCGCGAGCTGGACCGGCTGCGCGACACCGACCGCAAGCGTGTGCGCCAGCTCCAGCGGCAGTACGTCGAGGTCTGGGTCGAGGCCGTGCGCGCTCTCTATCCCGCTCTCGCGGAGGGTGAGGCCAGGGTCACCGTCCACGCGGTGTTCGGCCTGCTGAACTCCACGCCCCACCTCACCCGCCCCGAGGCCCTTCCGGACCGCTCGGCGACCGCCGCGCTGCTGCACCGGCTCGCGCGCGGCGCGTTCGCGGCGGCCGCCGTCTAG